From Mus musculus strain C57BL/6J chromosome 17, GRCm38.p6 C57BL/6J, the proteins below share one genomic window:
- the LOC115486424 gene encoding uncharacterized protein LOC115486424: MARRVKVVGDLDAEVGVSGSPWGEGTCPKAATPGEAEALERSRRPGRRRSAEVPLRCAQRGHSAGQSRRRRCALGQRVGVESLAVALGARVLGGSSPASRPPSPRVRPAALMEVQTFGGGRGCRDCARRFPYRKRALEPIVGPQPPGPPGQSDMAAHRQWAAARYFKGCPAQSAAPPCEATSAVFMGRGPIFLFPRDLLLSRLAGVQVEPRLPRPSPPSPPPSPLIPISVLLWRMCRDPGVIFGLRRVTLFLGKAVAREVKVAVG, from the exons ATGGCGAGGCGG GTGAAGGTCGTGGGGGACCTGGATGCCGAGGTGGGAGTTAGTGGCAGTCCATGGGGCGAGGGGACGTGTCCCAaagctgccacacctggggaggctgaggctttGGAGAGGTCAAGGAGACCCGGGAGACGCCGATCCGCCGAAGTCCCTCTCAGGTGCGCGCAGCGTGGACACTCCGCGGGGCAAAGTCGCAGGCGCCGGTGTGCGCTTGGACAGCGCGTGGGAGTGGAGAGTTTAGCAGTGGCTCTAGGAGCCAGGGTCCTGGGTGGCTCCAGCCCGGCTTCTcgccctccctcccccagggTCCGCCCCGCCGCTTTGATGGAGGTGCAAACATTTGGGGGAGGGCGGGGGTGTCGGGACTGCGCCCGACGCTTTCCTTACAGGAAGCGCGCGCTGGAGCCCATTGTTGGCCCCCAGCCTCCGGGCCCGCCCGGCCAGTCTGATATGGCCGCGCACCGCCAATGGGCAGCTGCTCGGTACTTCAAAGGGTGTCCCGCCCAATCCGCCGCACCCCCCTGCGAGGCCACCTCGGCTGTATTTATGGGGAGGGGACCCATTTTTCTCTTCCCCAGAGACTTACTCTTGTCGCGCCTTGCGGGAGTTCAAGTGGAGCCACGGCTCCCCAggccctctcccccatccccgcCCCCTTCCCCCCTCATCCCGATCTCGGTGCTCCTTTGGCGAATGTGCAGGGACCCAGGTGTAATCTTTGGGCTCCGCAGAGTGACCCTTTTTCTTGGAAAAGCGGTGGCGAGAGAAGTGAAGGTGGCTGTTGGGTAG